In Symphalangus syndactylus isolate Jambi chromosome 14, NHGRI_mSymSyn1-v2.1_pri, whole genome shotgun sequence, one DNA window encodes the following:
- the TTC31 gene encoding tetratricopeptide repeat protein 31 isoform X20, translating to MPQKLLVTEERQKERKRQERLEQYCGEPKASTTSHGDESPPSSPGNPVQGQCGEEEDSLDLSSTFVSLALRKVGDWPLSARREKGLNQEPQGRGLALQKMGQEEESPPREERPQQSPKAQASPGLLAAALQQSQELAKLGTSFAQNGFYREAVVLFTQALKLNPQDHRLFGNRSFCHERLGQPVWALADAQVALTLRPGWPRGLFRLGKALMGLQRFREAAAVFQETLRDGSQPDAARELRSCLLQLTLQGQRGGIRAPLLSPGALQRLPHAELAPSCLPSLRCPRSTAPKSPGPSPLLHYPSWHYPSCHRSHPNQPFSQTQSRRPHPLQPQDPSEGWDILGLGLQHLPQARGGGIGPS from the exons ATGCCCCAGAAGCTCCTGGTGACAGAAGAG CGTCAAAAGGAACGAAAGCGACAGGAACGTTTGGAGCAGTACTGTGGGGAGCCCAAG GCCAGCACTACCTCACATGGAGATGAGAGCCCCCCGTCCAGCCCTGGAAACCCAGTTCAGGGACAGTGCGGTGAAGAAGAA GACTCACTGGATCTATCTAGCACTTTTGTGTCTCTAGCTTTGCGCAAGGTTGGGGATTGGCCCCTCAGTGCCCGCAGAGAGAAGGGACTGAACCAGGAGCCCCAAGGCAGAGGCCTGGCCCTCCAGAAGATGGGTCAAGAGGAAGAGAGCCCTCCAAGAGAGGAGAGGCCCCAGCAGAGTCCAAAGGCACAG GCATCTCCGGGACTGCTGGCAGCTGCCTTACAACAGAGCCAGGAACTGGCAA AGTTGGGTACCAGCTTTGCTCAAAATGGTTTCTACCGTGAAGCCGTGGTCCTCTTCACCCAGGCCTTGAAGCTCAACCCCCAGGACCACCG GTTATTTGGAAATCGTTCCTTCTGCCATGAGCGGTTGGGTCAGCCAGTGTGGGCCCTGGCTGATGCCCAGGTGGCCCTTACCCTACGGCCTGGCTGGCCCCGGGGCCTCTTCCGCCTGGGCAAGGCCTTGATGGGACTACAG CGCTTCAGAGAGGCAGCTGCTGTGTTTCAGGAAACTCTGAGAGATGGGTCCCAGCCTGACGCAGCCCGAGAGCTCCGCTCTTGCCTTCTCCAACTCACACTG cAGGGTCAGCGAGGAGGAATCCGTGCACCACTTCTGTCACCTGGGGCCCTCCAGCGACTTCCCCATGCTGAGCTGGCACCCTCATGCCTACCTTCCCTCAGGTGCCCTCGAAGCACTGCTCCGAAGTCCCCTGGCCCATCTCCACTCTTGCATTATCCTTCATGGCATTATCCTTCATGTCACCGAAGCCACCCCAACCAGCCCTTCTCCCAGACTCAGAGTAGAAGGCCCCATCCTCTCCAGCCCCAGGACCCTTCAGAGGGCTGGGACAT
- the TTC31 gene encoding tetratricopeptide repeat protein 31 isoform X14 — MAPIPKTVGRIKLDCPLRPSCPLEVAAVPKLCKEFGPEDYGEEDIVDFLRRLVESDPQGLHRIHVDGSSGRLQLWHHDYLLGHLDDEGKSTAQSDRGKGAEGPGTYCGLRKSFLYPPQESEPCPQNPSASATFPSVSDSLLQVAMPQKLLVTEEEANRLAEELVAEEERMKQKAEKKRLKKKRQKERKRQERLEQYCGEPKASTTSHGDESPPSSPGNPVQGQCGEEEDSLDLSSTFVSLALRKVGDWPLSARREKGLNQEPQGRGLALQKMGQEEESPPREERPQQSPKAQASPGLLAAALQQSQELAKLGTSFAQNGFYREAVVLFTQALKLNPQDHRLFGNRSFCHERLGQPVWALADAQVALTLRPGWPRGLFRLGKALMGLQRFREAAAVFQETLRGSARRNPCTTSVTWGPPATSPC; from the exons gaCATAGTGGATTTTCTTCGACGGCTTGTGGAGAGTGATCCCCAGGGCCTGCACCGGATCCATGTGGATGGGAGCAGCGGGCGGCTGCAGCTGTGGCACCATG ATTACCTCCTGGGCCACTTGGATGATGAAGGGAAATCAACTGCACAGAGTGACAGGGGCAAGGGGGCTGAGGGACCGGGCACCTACTGTGGTCTCCGCAAGTCCTTCTTGTATCCTCCCCAAGAGTCTGAGCCCTGCCCTCAAAAcccctctgcctctgccaccttcCCCAGTGTCTCAGACAGCCTGCTTCAGGTGGCCATGCCCCAGAAGCTCCTGGTGACAGAAGAG GAAGCCAACCGCCTGGCTGAGGAGCTGGTGGCTGAGGAGGAGCGCATgaaacagaaagcagagaagAAGCGACTCAAGAAGAAG CGTCAAAAGGAACGAAAGCGACAGGAACGTTTGGAGCAGTACTGTGGGGAGCCCAAG GCCAGCACTACCTCACATGGAGATGAGAGCCCCCCGTCCAGCCCTGGAAACCCAGTTCAGGGACAGTGCGGTGAAGAAGAA GACTCACTGGATCTATCTAGCACTTTTGTGTCTCTAGCTTTGCGCAAGGTTGGGGATTGGCCCCTCAGTGCCCGCAGAGAGAAGGGACTGAACCAGGAGCCCCAAGGCAGAGGCCTGGCCCTCCAGAAGATGGGTCAAGAGGAAGAGAGCCCTCCAAGAGAGGAGAGGCCCCAGCAGAGTCCAAAGGCACAG GCATCTCCGGGACTGCTGGCAGCTGCCTTACAACAGAGCCAGGAACTGGCAA AGTTGGGTACCAGCTTTGCTCAAAATGGTTTCTACCGTGAAGCCGTGGTCCTCTTCACCCAGGCCTTGAAGCTCAACCCCCAGGACCACCG GTTATTTGGAAATCGTTCCTTCTGCCATGAGCGGTTGGGTCAGCCAGTGTGGGCCCTGGCTGATGCCCAGGTGGCCCTTACCCTACGGCCTGGCTGGCCCCGGGGCCTCTTCCGCCTGGGCAAGGCCTTGATGGGACTACAG CGCTTCAGAGAGGCAGCTGCTGTGTTTCAGGAAACTCTGAG AGGGTCAGCGAGGAGGAATCCGTGCACCACTTCTGTCACCTGGGGCCCTCCAGCGACTTCCCCATGCTGA
- the TTC31 gene encoding tetratricopeptide repeat protein 31 isoform X16, whose protein sequence is MPQKLLVTEEEANRLAEELVAEEERMKQKAEKKRLKKKRQKERKRQERLEQYCGEPKASTTSHGDESPPSSPGNPVQGQCGEEEVGDWPLSARREKGLNQEPQGRGLALQKMGQEEESPPREERPQQSPKEKDLGRLRPQGLLDFAPYPQASPGLLAAALQQSQELAKLGTSFAQNGFYREAVVLFTQALKLNPQDHRLFGNRSFCHERLGQPVWALADAQVALTLRPGWPRGLFRLGKALMGLQRFREAAAVFQETLRDGSQPDAARELRSCLLQLTLQGQRGGIRAPLLSPGALQRLPHAELAPSCLPSLRCPRSTAPKSPGPSPLLHYPSWHYPSCHRSHPNQPFSQTQSRRPHPLQPQDPSEGWDILGLGLQHLPQARGGGIGPS, encoded by the exons ATGCCCCAGAAGCTCCTGGTGACAGAAGAG GAAGCCAACCGCCTGGCTGAGGAGCTGGTGGCTGAGGAGGAGCGCATgaaacagaaagcagagaagAAGCGACTCAAGAAGAAG CGTCAAAAGGAACGAAAGCGACAGGAACGTTTGGAGCAGTACTGTGGGGAGCCCAAG GCCAGCACTACCTCACATGGAGATGAGAGCCCCCCGTCCAGCCCTGGAAACCCAGTTCAGGGACAGTGCGGTGAAGAAGAA GTTGGGGATTGGCCCCTCAGTGCCCGCAGAGAGAAGGGACTGAACCAGGAGCCCCAAGGCAGAGGCCTGGCCCTCCAGAAGATGGGTCAAGAGGAAGAGAGCCCTCCAAGAGAGGAGAGGCCCCAGCAGAGTCCAAAG GAGAAGGATTTGGGGAGACTGAGACCTCAAGGCCTGCTTGACTTTGCACCCTATCCCCAGGCATCTCCGGGACTGCTGGCAGCTGCCTTACAACAGAGCCAGGAACTGGCAA AGTTGGGTACCAGCTTTGCTCAAAATGGTTTCTACCGTGAAGCCGTGGTCCTCTTCACCCAGGCCTTGAAGCTCAACCCCCAGGACCACCG GTTATTTGGAAATCGTTCCTTCTGCCATGAGCGGTTGGGTCAGCCAGTGTGGGCCCTGGCTGATGCCCAGGTGGCCCTTACCCTACGGCCTGGCTGGCCCCGGGGCCTCTTCCGCCTGGGCAAGGCCTTGATGGGACTACAG CGCTTCAGAGAGGCAGCTGCTGTGTTTCAGGAAACTCTGAGAGATGGGTCCCAGCCTGACGCAGCCCGAGAGCTCCGCTCTTGCCTTCTCCAACTCACACTG cAGGGTCAGCGAGGAGGAATCCGTGCACCACTTCTGTCACCTGGGGCCCTCCAGCGACTTCCCCATGCTGAGCTGGCACCCTCATGCCTACCTTCCCTCAGGTGCCCTCGAAGCACTGCTCCGAAGTCCCCTGGCCCATCTCCACTCTTGCATTATCCTTCATGGCATTATCCTTCATGTCACCGAAGCCACCCCAACCAGCCCTTCTCCCAGACTCAGAGTAGAAGGCCCCATCCTCTCCAGCCCCAGGACCCTTCAGAGGGCTGGGACAT
- the TTC31 gene encoding tetratricopeptide repeat protein 31 isoform X11 produces MPLRILDYLLGHLDDEGKSTAQSDRGKGAEGPGTYCGLRKSFLYPPQESEPCPQNPSASATFPSVSDSLLQVAMPQKLLVTEEEANRLAEELVAEEERMKQKAEKKRLKKKRQKERKRQERLEQYCGEPKASTTSHGDESPPSSPGNPVQGQCGEEEDSLDLSSTFVSLALRKVGDWPLSARREKGLNQEPQGRGLALQKMGQEEESPPREERPQQSPKAQASPGLLAAALQQSQELAKLGTSFAQNGFYREAVVLFTQALKLNPQDHRLFGNRSFCHERLGQPVWALADAQVALTLRPGWPRGLFRLGKALMGLQRFREAAAVFQETLRDGSQPDAARELRSCLLQLTLQGQRGGIRAPLLSPGALQRLPHAELAPSCLPSLRCPRSTAPKSPGPSPLLHYPSWHYPSCHRSHPNQPFSQTQSRRPHPLQPQDPSEGWDILGLGLQHLPQARGGGIGPS; encoded by the exons ATTACCTCCTGGGCCACTTGGATGATGAAGGGAAATCAACTGCACAGAGTGACAGGGGCAAGGGGGCTGAGGGACCGGGCACCTACTGTGGTCTCCGCAAGTCCTTCTTGTATCCTCCCCAAGAGTCTGAGCCCTGCCCTCAAAAcccctctgcctctgccaccttcCCCAGTGTCTCAGACAGCCTGCTTCAGGTGGCCATGCCCCAGAAGCTCCTGGTGACAGAAGAG GAAGCCAACCGCCTGGCTGAGGAGCTGGTGGCTGAGGAGGAGCGCATgaaacagaaagcagagaagAAGCGACTCAAGAAGAAG CGTCAAAAGGAACGAAAGCGACAGGAACGTTTGGAGCAGTACTGTGGGGAGCCCAAG GCCAGCACTACCTCACATGGAGATGAGAGCCCCCCGTCCAGCCCTGGAAACCCAGTTCAGGGACAGTGCGGTGAAGAAGAA GACTCACTGGATCTATCTAGCACTTTTGTGTCTCTAGCTTTGCGCAAGGTTGGGGATTGGCCCCTCAGTGCCCGCAGAGAGAAGGGACTGAACCAGGAGCCCCAAGGCAGAGGCCTGGCCCTCCAGAAGATGGGTCAAGAGGAAGAGAGCCCTCCAAGAGAGGAGAGGCCCCAGCAGAGTCCAAAGGCACAG GCATCTCCGGGACTGCTGGCAGCTGCCTTACAACAGAGCCAGGAACTGGCAA AGTTGGGTACCAGCTTTGCTCAAAATGGTTTCTACCGTGAAGCCGTGGTCCTCTTCACCCAGGCCTTGAAGCTCAACCCCCAGGACCACCG GTTATTTGGAAATCGTTCCTTCTGCCATGAGCGGTTGGGTCAGCCAGTGTGGGCCCTGGCTGATGCCCAGGTGGCCCTTACCCTACGGCCTGGCTGGCCCCGGGGCCTCTTCCGCCTGGGCAAGGCCTTGATGGGACTACAG CGCTTCAGAGAGGCAGCTGCTGTGTTTCAGGAAACTCTGAGAGATGGGTCCCAGCCTGACGCAGCCCGAGAGCTCCGCTCTTGCCTTCTCCAACTCACACTG cAGGGTCAGCGAGGAGGAATCCGTGCACCACTTCTGTCACCTGGGGCCCTCCAGCGACTTCCCCATGCTGAGCTGGCACCCTCATGCCTACCTTCCCTCAGGTGCCCTCGAAGCACTGCTCCGAAGTCCCCTGGCCCATCTCCACTCTTGCATTATCCTTCATGGCATTATCCTTCATGTCACCGAAGCCACCCCAACCAGCCCTTCTCCCAGACTCAGAGTAGAAGGCCCCATCCTCTCCAGCCCCAGGACCCTTCAGAGGGCTGGGACAT
- the TTC31 gene encoding tetratricopeptide repeat protein 31 isoform X13: MAPIPKTVGRIKLDCPLRPSCPLEVAAVPKLCKEFGPEDYGEEDIVDFLRRLVESDPQGLHRIHVDGSSGRLQLWHHDYLLGHLDDEGKSTAQSDRGKGAEGPGTYCGLRKSFLYPPQESEPCPQNPSASATFPSVSDSLLQVAMPQKLLVTEEEANRLAEELVAEEERMKQKAEKKRLKKKRQKERKRQERLEQYCGEPKASTTSHGDESPPSSPGNPVQGQCGEEEDSLDLSSTFVSLALRKVGDWPLSARREKGLNQEPQGRGLALQKMGQEEESPPREERPQQSPKAQASPGLLAAALQQSQELAKLGTSFAQNGFYREAVVLFTQALKLNPQDHRLFGNRSFCHERLGQPVWALADAQVALTLRPGWPRGLFRLGKALMGLQRFREAAAVFQETLRAGSARRNPCTTSVTWGPPATSPC; the protein is encoded by the exons gaCATAGTGGATTTTCTTCGACGGCTTGTGGAGAGTGATCCCCAGGGCCTGCACCGGATCCATGTGGATGGGAGCAGCGGGCGGCTGCAGCTGTGGCACCATG ATTACCTCCTGGGCCACTTGGATGATGAAGGGAAATCAACTGCACAGAGTGACAGGGGCAAGGGGGCTGAGGGACCGGGCACCTACTGTGGTCTCCGCAAGTCCTTCTTGTATCCTCCCCAAGAGTCTGAGCCCTGCCCTCAAAAcccctctgcctctgccaccttcCCCAGTGTCTCAGACAGCCTGCTTCAGGTGGCCATGCCCCAGAAGCTCCTGGTGACAGAAGAG GAAGCCAACCGCCTGGCTGAGGAGCTGGTGGCTGAGGAGGAGCGCATgaaacagaaagcagagaagAAGCGACTCAAGAAGAAG CGTCAAAAGGAACGAAAGCGACAGGAACGTTTGGAGCAGTACTGTGGGGAGCCCAAG GCCAGCACTACCTCACATGGAGATGAGAGCCCCCCGTCCAGCCCTGGAAACCCAGTTCAGGGACAGTGCGGTGAAGAAGAA GACTCACTGGATCTATCTAGCACTTTTGTGTCTCTAGCTTTGCGCAAGGTTGGGGATTGGCCCCTCAGTGCCCGCAGAGAGAAGGGACTGAACCAGGAGCCCCAAGGCAGAGGCCTGGCCCTCCAGAAGATGGGTCAAGAGGAAGAGAGCCCTCCAAGAGAGGAGAGGCCCCAGCAGAGTCCAAAGGCACAG GCATCTCCGGGACTGCTGGCAGCTGCCTTACAACAGAGCCAGGAACTGGCAA AGTTGGGTACCAGCTTTGCTCAAAATGGTTTCTACCGTGAAGCCGTGGTCCTCTTCACCCAGGCCTTGAAGCTCAACCCCCAGGACCACCG GTTATTTGGAAATCGTTCCTTCTGCCATGAGCGGTTGGGTCAGCCAGTGTGGGCCCTGGCTGATGCCCAGGTGGCCCTTACCCTACGGCCTGGCTGGCCCCGGGGCCTCTTCCGCCTGGGCAAGGCCTTGATGGGACTACAG CGCTTCAGAGAGGCAGCTGCTGTGTTTCAGGAAACTCTGAG agcAGGGTCAGCGAGGAGGAATCCGTGCACCACTTCTGTCACCTGGGGCCCTCCAGCGACTTCCCCATGCTGA
- the TTC31 gene encoding tetratricopeptide repeat protein 31 isoform X12, whose product MPLRILDYLLGHLDDEGKSTAQSDRGKGAEGPGTYCGLRKSFLYPPQESEPCPQNPSASATFPSVSDSLLQVAMPQKLLVTEEEANRLAEELVAEEERMKQKAEKKRLKKKRQKERKRQERLEQYCGEPKASTTSHGDESPPSSPGNPVQGQCGEEEDSLDLSSTFVSLALRKVGDWPLSARREKGLNQEPQGRGLALQKMGQEEESPPREERPQQSPKASPGLLAAALQQSQELAKLGTSFAQNGFYREAVVLFTQALKLNPQDHRLFGNRSFCHERLGQPVWALADAQVALTLRPGWPRGLFRLGKALMGLQRFREAAAVFQETLRDGSQPDAARELRSCLLQLTLQGQRGGIRAPLLSPGALQRLPHAELAPSCLPSLRCPRSTAPKSPGPSPLLHYPSWHYPSCHRSHPNQPFSQTQSRRPHPLQPQDPSEGWDILGLGLQHLPQARGGGIGPS is encoded by the exons ATTACCTCCTGGGCCACTTGGATGATGAAGGGAAATCAACTGCACAGAGTGACAGGGGCAAGGGGGCTGAGGGACCGGGCACCTACTGTGGTCTCCGCAAGTCCTTCTTGTATCCTCCCCAAGAGTCTGAGCCCTGCCCTCAAAAcccctctgcctctgccaccttcCCCAGTGTCTCAGACAGCCTGCTTCAGGTGGCCATGCCCCAGAAGCTCCTGGTGACAGAAGAG GAAGCCAACCGCCTGGCTGAGGAGCTGGTGGCTGAGGAGGAGCGCATgaaacagaaagcagagaagAAGCGACTCAAGAAGAAG CGTCAAAAGGAACGAAAGCGACAGGAACGTTTGGAGCAGTACTGTGGGGAGCCCAAG GCCAGCACTACCTCACATGGAGATGAGAGCCCCCCGTCCAGCCCTGGAAACCCAGTTCAGGGACAGTGCGGTGAAGAAGAA GACTCACTGGATCTATCTAGCACTTTTGTGTCTCTAGCTTTGCGCAAGGTTGGGGATTGGCCCCTCAGTGCCCGCAGAGAGAAGGGACTGAACCAGGAGCCCCAAGGCAGAGGCCTGGCCCTCCAGAAGATGGGTCAAGAGGAAGAGAGCCCTCCAAGAGAGGAGAGGCCCCAGCAGAGTCCAAAG GCATCTCCGGGACTGCTGGCAGCTGCCTTACAACAGAGCCAGGAACTGGCAA AGTTGGGTACCAGCTTTGCTCAAAATGGTTTCTACCGTGAAGCCGTGGTCCTCTTCACCCAGGCCTTGAAGCTCAACCCCCAGGACCACCG GTTATTTGGAAATCGTTCCTTCTGCCATGAGCGGTTGGGTCAGCCAGTGTGGGCCCTGGCTGATGCCCAGGTGGCCCTTACCCTACGGCCTGGCTGGCCCCGGGGCCTCTTCCGCCTGGGCAAGGCCTTGATGGGACTACAG CGCTTCAGAGAGGCAGCTGCTGTGTTTCAGGAAACTCTGAGAGATGGGTCCCAGCCTGACGCAGCCCGAGAGCTCCGCTCTTGCCTTCTCCAACTCACACTG cAGGGTCAGCGAGGAGGAATCCGTGCACCACTTCTGTCACCTGGGGCCCTCCAGCGACTTCCCCATGCTGAGCTGGCACCCTCATGCCTACCTTCCCTCAGGTGCCCTCGAAGCACTGCTCCGAAGTCCCCTGGCCCATCTCCACTCTTGCATTATCCTTCATGGCATTATCCTTCATGTCACCGAAGCCACCCCAACCAGCCCTTCTCCCAGACTCAGAGTAGAAGGCCCCATCCTCTCCAGCCCCAGGACCCTTCAGAGGGCTGGGACAT
- the TTC31 gene encoding tetratricopeptide repeat protein 31 isoform X19, with protein sequence MPQKLLVTEEEANRLAEELVAEEERMKQKAEKKRLKKKRQKERKRQERLEQYCGEPKASTTSHGDESPPSSPGNPVQGQCGEEEDSLDLSSTFVSLALRKVGDWPLSARREKGLNQEPQGRGLALQKMGQEEESPPREERPQQSPKAQASPGLLAAALQQSQELAKLGTSFAQNGFYREAVVLFTQALKLNPQDHRLFGNRSFCHERLGQPVWALADAQVALTLRPGWPRGLFRLGKALMGLQETLRDGSQPDAARELRSCLLQLTLGQRGGIRAPLLSPGALQRLPHAELAPSCLPSLRCPRSTAPKSPGPSPLLHYPSWHYPSCHRSHPNQPFSQTQSRRPHPLQPQDPSEGWDILGLGLQHLPQARGGGIGPS encoded by the exons ATGCCCCAGAAGCTCCTGGTGACAGAAGAG GAAGCCAACCGCCTGGCTGAGGAGCTGGTGGCTGAGGAGGAGCGCATgaaacagaaagcagagaagAAGCGACTCAAGAAGAAG CGTCAAAAGGAACGAAAGCGACAGGAACGTTTGGAGCAGTACTGTGGGGAGCCCAAG GCCAGCACTACCTCACATGGAGATGAGAGCCCCCCGTCCAGCCCTGGAAACCCAGTTCAGGGACAGTGCGGTGAAGAAGAA GACTCACTGGATCTATCTAGCACTTTTGTGTCTCTAGCTTTGCGCAAGGTTGGGGATTGGCCCCTCAGTGCCCGCAGAGAGAAGGGACTGAACCAGGAGCCCCAAGGCAGAGGCCTGGCCCTCCAGAAGATGGGTCAAGAGGAAGAGAGCCCTCCAAGAGAGGAGAGGCCCCAGCAGAGTCCAAAGGCACAG GCATCTCCGGGACTGCTGGCAGCTGCCTTACAACAGAGCCAGGAACTGGCAA AGTTGGGTACCAGCTTTGCTCAAAATGGTTTCTACCGTGAAGCCGTGGTCCTCTTCACCCAGGCCTTGAAGCTCAACCCCCAGGACCACCG GTTATTTGGAAATCGTTCCTTCTGCCATGAGCGGTTGGGTCAGCCAGTGTGGGCCCTGGCTGATGCCCAGGTGGCCCTTACCCTACGGCCTGGCTGGCCCCGGGGCCTCTTCCGCCTGGGCAAGGCCTTGATGGGACTACAG GAAACTCTGAGAGATGGGTCCCAGCCTGACGCAGCCCGAGAGCTCCGCTCTTGCCTTCTCCAACTCACACTG GGTCAGCGAGGAGGAATCCGTGCACCACTTCTGTCACCTGGGGCCCTCCAGCGACTTCCCCATGCTGAGCTGGCACCCTCATGCCTACCTTCCCTCAGGTGCCCTCGAAGCACTGCTCCGAAGTCCCCTGGCCCATCTCCACTCTTGCATTATCCTTCATGGCATTATCCTTCATGTCACCGAAGCCACCCCAACCAGCCCTTCTCCCAGACTCAGAGTAGAAGGCCCCATCCTCTCCAGCCCCAGGACCCTTCAGAGGGCTGGGACAT
- the TTC31 gene encoding tetratricopeptide repeat protein 31 isoform X10, with product MPLRILDYLLGHLDDEGKSTAQSDRGKGAEGPGTYCGLRKSFLYPPQESEPCPQNPSASATFPSVSDSLLQVAMPQKLLVTEEEANRLAEELVAEEERMKQKAEKKRLKKKRQKERKRQERLEQYCGEPKASTTSHGDESPPSSPGNPVQGQCGEEEDSLDLSSTFVSLALRKVGDWPLSARREKGLNQEPQGRGLALQKMGQEEESPPREERPQQSPKAQEKDLGRLRPQGLLDFAPYPQASPGLLAAALQQSQELAKLGTSFAQNGFYREAVVLFTQALKLNPQDHRLFGNRSFCHERLGQPVWALADAQVALTLRPGWPRGLFRLGKALMGLQRFREAAAVFQETLRDGSQPDAARELRSCLLQLTLQGQRGGIRAPLLSPGALQRLPHAELAPSCLPSLRCPRSTAPKSPGPSPLLHYPSWHYPSCHRSHPNQPFSQTQSRRPHPLQPQDPSEGWDILGLGLQHLPQARGGGIGPS from the exons ATTACCTCCTGGGCCACTTGGATGATGAAGGGAAATCAACTGCACAGAGTGACAGGGGCAAGGGGGCTGAGGGACCGGGCACCTACTGTGGTCTCCGCAAGTCCTTCTTGTATCCTCCCCAAGAGTCTGAGCCCTGCCCTCAAAAcccctctgcctctgccaccttcCCCAGTGTCTCAGACAGCCTGCTTCAGGTGGCCATGCCCCAGAAGCTCCTGGTGACAGAAGAG GAAGCCAACCGCCTGGCTGAGGAGCTGGTGGCTGAGGAGGAGCGCATgaaacagaaagcagagaagAAGCGACTCAAGAAGAAG CGTCAAAAGGAACGAAAGCGACAGGAACGTTTGGAGCAGTACTGTGGGGAGCCCAAG GCCAGCACTACCTCACATGGAGATGAGAGCCCCCCGTCCAGCCCTGGAAACCCAGTTCAGGGACAGTGCGGTGAAGAAGAA GACTCACTGGATCTATCTAGCACTTTTGTGTCTCTAGCTTTGCGCAAGGTTGGGGATTGGCCCCTCAGTGCCCGCAGAGAGAAGGGACTGAACCAGGAGCCCCAAGGCAGAGGCCTGGCCCTCCAGAAGATGGGTCAAGAGGAAGAGAGCCCTCCAAGAGAGGAGAGGCCCCAGCAGAGTCCAAAGGCACAG GAGAAGGATTTGGGGAGACTGAGACCTCAAGGCCTGCTTGACTTTGCACCCTATCCCCAGGCATCTCCGGGACTGCTGGCAGCTGCCTTACAACAGAGCCAGGAACTGGCAA AGTTGGGTACCAGCTTTGCTCAAAATGGTTTCTACCGTGAAGCCGTGGTCCTCTTCACCCAGGCCTTGAAGCTCAACCCCCAGGACCACCG GTTATTTGGAAATCGTTCCTTCTGCCATGAGCGGTTGGGTCAGCCAGTGTGGGCCCTGGCTGATGCCCAGGTGGCCCTTACCCTACGGCCTGGCTGGCCCCGGGGCCTCTTCCGCCTGGGCAAGGCCTTGATGGGACTACAG CGCTTCAGAGAGGCAGCTGCTGTGTTTCAGGAAACTCTGAGAGATGGGTCCCAGCCTGACGCAGCCCGAGAGCTCCGCTCTTGCCTTCTCCAACTCACACTG cAGGGTCAGCGAGGAGGAATCCGTGCACCACTTCTGTCACCTGGGGCCCTCCAGCGACTTCCCCATGCTGAGCTGGCACCCTCATGCCTACCTTCCCTCAGGTGCCCTCGAAGCACTGCTCCGAAGTCCCCTGGCCCATCTCCACTCTTGCATTATCCTTCATGGCATTATCCTTCATGTCACCGAAGCCACCCCAACCAGCCCTTCTCCCAGACTCAGAGTAGAAGGCCCCATCCTCTCCAGCCCCAGGACCCTTCAGAGGGCTGGGACAT